From a single Callithrix jacchus isolate 240 chromosome 5, calJac240_pri, whole genome shotgun sequence genomic region:
- the LOC100387829 gene encoding MARCKS-related protein, producing MGSQSSKAPRGYVTAEEAAGASPAKANCQENGHVKSNGDLSPKGEGESPPVNGTDEAAGATGDTIEPAPPSQGAEAKGEVPPKETPKKKKKFSFKKPFKLSGLSFKRNRKEGGGDSSASSPTEEEQEQGEIGACSDEGEGTAQEGKDAATPESQEPQAKGTEASAASEEEAGPQATEPSTPSGPESGPTPASAEQNE from the coding sequence ATGGGTAGCCAGAGCTCCAAGGCTCCCCGGGGCTACGTGACCGCCGAGGAGGCAGCAGGCGCTTCCCCTGCGAAGGCCAACTGCCAGGAGAATGGCCACGTGAAAAGCAATGGAGACTTATCCCCCAAGGGTGAAGGGGAGTCGCCCCCCGTGAACGGAACAGATGAGGCAGCAGGGGCCACTGGCGATACCATCGAGCCAGCACCTCCTAGCCAGGGTGCTGAGGCCAAGGGGGAGGTCCCTCCCAAGGAGACccccaagaagaagaagaaattctctTTCAAGAAGCCTTTCAAATTGAGCGGCCTGTCCTTCAAGAGAAATCGGAAGGAGGGTGggggtgattcttctgcctcctcacCCACAGAGGAAGAGCAGGAGCAGGGGGAGATCGGTGCCTGCAGCGACGAGGGCGAGGGCACTGCCCAGGAAGGGAAGGATGCTGCCACCCCTGAGAGCCAGGAGCCCCAGGCCAAGGGGACAGAGGCTAGTGCGGCCTCAGAAGAGGAGGCAGGGCCCCAGGCTACAGAGCCATCCACTCCCTCAGGGCCGGAGAGTGGCCCTACACCAGCCAGTGCTGAGCAGAATGAGTAG